In the genome of Raphanus sativus cultivar WK10039 chromosome 4, ASM80110v3, whole genome shotgun sequence, one region contains:
- the LOC108849272 gene encoding uncharacterized protein LOC108849272 encodes MCGIAVIVCGVRIELPTLSSPSEPPFERLQFSVEDVKSALSQRGPDSVGQYKILLQPTCAQEPLTTLSVSEATEATSNNLENTTTTASAELHFIGSTLQLRGTNPIIQPLVDSSRNILTYNGEVFGGIELSSYDNDTQVLFKSLEKTNALVPHVLSMIKGPWALIYWQESSRTLWFGKDAFGRRSLLVHWPTVEDPRFLLSSVSPASSVANGSGLDSENGDSIHRFWEELPCGVYSISFGVSESGLCIRGEITKHEWRNNMWKELIEWERSLVVPRPEDLSISSIQEEKDNALSGFAQKVLVVLKESVRRRTSLHSIFQGEKEVVPVAVLFSGGLDSMILAALLDQCLDPKYEVDLLNVSFDGPSAPDRISAKAGIKELKKIAPLRRWKLVEIDADLPKLTLETKRVMSLINPADTYMDLNIGTALWLAARGDGWIHQESDNQGDSRRFRYKSDARILLVGAGADEQCAGYGRHRTKYRNGSWAALDREMKLDMQRIWKRNLGRDDRCIADNGKEARFPFLDEDVIKTLLDIPLWEIADLEQPSGKGDKKILRQVAKLLSLREVAKMPKRAIQFGSRIARESNRKNFGSNRAANQASAGSVRFNAP; translated from the exons ATGTGCGGGATTGCAGTTATAGTGTGCGGCGTTCGTATCGAACTGCCGACGCTTTCTTCTCCCTCTGAGCCTCCTTTCGAACGA TTACAATTCTCTGTTGAAGATGTGAAATCTGCGCTAAGCCAAAGAGGTCCTGATAGTGTCGGCCAATATAAGATTCTTCTTCAACCAACTTGTGCTCAAGAACCTCTTactactctctctgtttctgaaGCTACTGAAGCTACTTCTAATAACCTTGAGAATACTACTACTACTGCATCCGCTGAATTGCATTTTATAGGTTCCACATTGCAGCTTAGAGGAACTAATCCTATTATCCAGCCATTGGTTGATTCTTCTCGAAACATTCTTACATACAATG GAGAAGTATTTGGAGGAATTGAACTCAGTAGCTATGATAATGATACTCAAGTTCTTTTCAAGTCTTTAGAGAAAACAAACGCTTTAGTTCCACATGTTCTTTCTATGATTAAAGGCCCCTGGGCCCTTATCTACTGGCAG GAAAGCTCAAGAACGTTGTGGTTTGGTAAAGATGCTTTTGGTCGGAGGAGCCTCCTTGTTCACTGGCCAACCGTGGAAGACCCTCGTTTTCTTCTCTCCTCCgtttcaccagcttcttctgtTGCTAACGGATCTG GATTGGATTCTGAAAATGGTGATAGCATTCATAGGTTTTGGGAAGAGCTTCCATGTGGAGTGTACAGCATTTCTTTCGGGGTTTCAGAATCCGGTTTATGTATACGTGGGGAAATCACAAAGCACGAATGGAGAAATAATATGTGGAAAGAGTTGATTGAATGGGAAAGGAGTTTAGTCGTACCAAGACCTGAAGATCTATCAATCTCTTCAATTCAAGAAGAGAAAGACAATGCTCTTTCAG GATTCGCGCAGAAAGTTTTGGTTGTTCTAAAGGAATCAGTGAGGCGGCGAACTTCACTACATAGCATTTTTCAG GGAGAAAAAGAAGTTGTTCCAGTAGCTGTTCTTTTCTCTGGTGGATTAGATTCCATGATTCTTGCTGCACTGTTGGATCAGTGCCTTGAtccaaaat aTGAAGTTGATCTCCTTAATGTGAGCTTTGATGGTCCTAGTGCTCCTGATAGGATCTCGGCCAAGGCTGGAATAAAGGAACTTAAAAAGATTGCACCCTTGAGAAG GTGGAAGCTTGTCGAGATTGATGCTGATCTGCCAAAGTTAACCTTGGAGACAAAGCGTGTTATGTCACTCATAAATCCCGCAGATACTTACATG GACCTTAACATAGGAACAGCACTATGGCTTGCTGCGCGTGGTGATGGTTGGATTCACCAAGAAAGTGACAATCAAGGAGATAGCCGACGATTTAGATATAAGTCTGATGCTAGAATATTGCTTGTTGGCGCTGGAGCTGATGAACAATGTGCTGGTTATGGTAGACATAGAACAAAATATCGAAATGGGAG CTGGGCTGCCTTGGATCGAGAAATGAAATTGGATATGCAGAGGATATGGAAAAGAAATTTGGGTCGAGATGATCGATGCATTGCAGATAATGGTAAAGAG GCGCGTTTCCCTTTCTTAGATGAGGATGTGATAAAGACTCTCCTTGACATTCCCTTGTGGGAAATAGCTGATCTTGAGCAACCAAGTGGAAAGGGAGATAAGAAGATTCTTAGACAG gtTGCAAAGTTGCTTAGTTTACGTGAAGTAGCAAAGATGCCCAAGAGAGCAATACAG TTTGGTTCGAGAATAGCTCGTGAATCAAATAGGAAGAATTTTGGAAGTAACCGAGCGGCTAACCAGGCCTCTGCTGGGAGCGTAAGATTCAACGCACCGTGA
- the LOC108849005 gene encoding nuclear transport factor 2 isoform X2, with the protein MTSVSNAPSVDPHMVGNAFVQKYYTHLYEKPAEVYRFYLEESVLGRPGLDGGDMVSVKSLKAINDQIMSVDYQNSKIQILTADSQASLKNAVVTLVAGLVTDKDGERKSFTQSFFLVPQNGSYFVLNDVFRYVSDVFAEPEATKEVEEVEDSPKETVVEPIANEVVEPAAKATNEEKVVNGHSNLPKAAEAKPQEDAGGPKKSFAVIAAQNGAQINAKASPAKPKPVEKPRVAPQTKAPAPVAAPQTKAPEQPSAGSTAQQPARGGSIFVANLPMDATPEQLFETFKDFGAIRRGGIQVRSYTEQRNCFGFVAFENSESIKNVFKAHKESPIYVGNRRASIEEKRANNNDNGGRAYARNNGNNRNENGYRKDGYRPRVNGVNGGRGSGRNGPDRGGSGDAKASQNGHGNAQAKN; encoded by the exons ATGACATCTGTATCAAACGCTCCATCAGTGGATCCACACATGGTTGGCAATGCCTTTGTTCAGAAATACTACACCCACCTTTATGAAAAGCCCGCCGAAGTTTACAGATTCTATCTCGAGGAAAGTGTGCTTGGAAGGCCTGGTCTTGATGGTGGTGATATGGTTTCTGTCAAATCATTGAAA GCTATTAATGATCAGATAATGTCTGTGGACTACCAAAACTCGAAGATCCAGATCCTGACTGCTGATTCCCAAGCGTCTTTGAAGAACGCTGTGGTGACTCTGGTCGCCGGTTTGGTGACTGACAAAGACGGAGAAAGAAAGAGTTTTACTCAGTCTTTCTTCCTCGTGCCGCAGAATGGAAGCTACTTTGTTCTCAACGATGTCTTTAGGTACGTTTCCGACGTGTTTGCTGAACCAGAAGCTACCAAGGAGGTCGAGGAGGTCGAGGATAGTCCAAAAGAAACTGTCGTTG AGCCTATTGCAAATGAAGTGGTGGAGCCGGCTGCTAAAGCTACAAATGAGGAGAAGGTTGTGAATGGACACAGCAACTTGCCTAAAGCTGCTGAAGCAAAACCTCAAGAGGACGCTGGTGGTCCCAAGAAGTCCTTTGCAGTAATT GCTGCTCAAAATGGTGCTCAGATCAATGCTAAAGCTTCACCAGCAAAGCCTAAACCTGTTGAAAAGCCGAGAGTTGCTCCTCAGACCAAAGCTCCTGCACCAGTAGCTGCTCCTCAGACCAAAGCTCCTGAACAACCTTCTGCTGGATCCACCGCTCAACAACCAGCTCGAGGTGGTTCCATATTTGTTGCAAACTTGCCTATGGATGCGACTCCGGAGCAACTGTTTGAAACATTTAAAGACTTTGGAGCTATTAGAAGAGGTGGCATCCAAGTCAGAAGCTACACG GAACAAAGGAACTGTTTTGGGTTTGTGGCCTTTGAAAATAGTGAATCGATCAAAAATGTCTTCAAG GCTCACAAGGAATCTCCAATTTATGTCGGAAACAGAAGAGCATCTATAGAAGAAAAACGAG CCAACAACAATGATAATGGTGGGAGAGCCTATGCGCGGAACAATGGCAACAATAGGAACGAGAATGGTTACAGAAAGGACGGGTACAGACCTCGGGTCAATGGTGTGAATGGAGGAAGAGGCTCCGGGAGAAACGGGCCTGATAGAGGAGGGAGCGGTGATGCTAAAGCTTCTCAGAACGGTCATGGCAATGCTCAAGCCAAAAACTAG
- the LOC108849005 gene encoding nuclear transport factor 2 isoform X1 produces the protein MTSVSNAPSVDPHMVGNAFVQKYYTHLYEKPAEVYRFYLEESVLGRPGLDGGDMVSVKSLKAINDQIMSVDYQNSKIQILTADSQASLKNAVVTLVAGLVTDKDGERKSFTQSFFLVPQNGSYFVLNDVFRYVSDVFAEPEATKEVEEVEDSPKETVVAEPIANEVVEPAAKATNEEKVVNGHSNLPKAAEAKPQEDAGGPKKSFAVIAAQNGAQINAKASPAKPKPVEKPRVAPQTKAPAPVAAPQTKAPEQPSAGSTAQQPARGGSIFVANLPMDATPEQLFETFKDFGAIRRGGIQVRSYTEQRNCFGFVAFENSESIKNVFKAHKESPIYVGNRRASIEEKRANNNDNGGRAYARNNGNNRNENGYRKDGYRPRVNGVNGGRGSGRNGPDRGGSGDAKASQNGHGNAQAKN, from the exons ATGACATCTGTATCAAACGCTCCATCAGTGGATCCACACATGGTTGGCAATGCCTTTGTTCAGAAATACTACACCCACCTTTATGAAAAGCCCGCCGAAGTTTACAGATTCTATCTCGAGGAAAGTGTGCTTGGAAGGCCTGGTCTTGATGGTGGTGATATGGTTTCTGTCAAATCATTGAAA GCTATTAATGATCAGATAATGTCTGTGGACTACCAAAACTCGAAGATCCAGATCCTGACTGCTGATTCCCAAGCGTCTTTGAAGAACGCTGTGGTGACTCTGGTCGCCGGTTTGGTGACTGACAAAGACGGAGAAAGAAAGAGTTTTACTCAGTCTTTCTTCCTCGTGCCGCAGAATGGAAGCTACTTTGTTCTCAACGATGTCTTTAGGTACGTTTCCGACGTGTTTGCTGAACCAGAAGCTACCAAGGAGGTCGAGGAGGTCGAGGATAGTCCAAAAGAAACTGTCGTTG CAGAGCCTATTGCAAATGAAGTGGTGGAGCCGGCTGCTAAAGCTACAAATGAGGAGAAGGTTGTGAATGGACACAGCAACTTGCCTAAAGCTGCTGAAGCAAAACCTCAAGAGGACGCTGGTGGTCCCAAGAAGTCCTTTGCAGTAATT GCTGCTCAAAATGGTGCTCAGATCAATGCTAAAGCTTCACCAGCAAAGCCTAAACCTGTTGAAAAGCCGAGAGTTGCTCCTCAGACCAAAGCTCCTGCACCAGTAGCTGCTCCTCAGACCAAAGCTCCTGAACAACCTTCTGCTGGATCCACCGCTCAACAACCAGCTCGAGGTGGTTCCATATTTGTTGCAAACTTGCCTATGGATGCGACTCCGGAGCAACTGTTTGAAACATTTAAAGACTTTGGAGCTATTAGAAGAGGTGGCATCCAAGTCAGAAGCTACACG GAACAAAGGAACTGTTTTGGGTTTGTGGCCTTTGAAAATAGTGAATCGATCAAAAATGTCTTCAAG GCTCACAAGGAATCTCCAATTTATGTCGGAAACAGAAGAGCATCTATAGAAGAAAAACGAG CCAACAACAATGATAATGGTGGGAGAGCCTATGCGCGGAACAATGGCAACAATAGGAACGAGAATGGTTACAGAAAGGACGGGTACAGACCTCGGGTCAATGGTGTGAATGGAGGAAGAGGCTCCGGGAGAAACGGGCCTGATAGAGGAGGGAGCGGTGATGCTAAAGCTTCTCAGAACGGTCATGGCAATGCTCAAGCCAAAAACTAG
- the LOC108849104 gene encoding magnesium transporter MRS2-5 — MGEQPDPFSASTLPDFISSQKIGRPVNLEGQSNRGHPYSGLKKRGQSSRSWVKIDENGNSTVLELDKATIMKRCSLPSRDLRLLDPLFIYPSSILGRERAIVVSLEKIRCIITAEEVILMNARDASVVHYQSELCKRLQSNHNLNLKDDLPFEFKALELVLELSCLSLDAQVNELEMEVYPVLDELATNISTLNLEHVRRLKGRLLALTQKVQKVCDEIEHLMDDDDDMAEMYLTEKKERSEAHASVELEDNLDEHFGSSGIVSKSAPVSPVGSISGNLGKLQRAFSSVVGSHRSLLSSSSSGENIDQLEMLLEAYFVVVDNTLSKLSSLKEYIDDTEDLINIKLGNVQNQLIQFQLLLTAATFVAAIFAAVTAVFGMNLQDSVFKDPTMFQWVLLVTGIACGLLYFGFVLYFKHKKVFPL; from the exons ATGGGAGAACAACCTGATCCGTTCTCCGCTTCTACTCTACCGGATTTCATATCTTCCCAAAAGATTGGTAGACCGGTTAATCTCGAAGGACAAAGCAACCGTGGGCACCCTTACTCTGGCCTCAAGAAGAGAGGCCAGTCTAGTCGTTCGTGGGTCAAGATCGACGAGAATGGGAACTCGACGGTTCTGGAGCTCGACAAGGCTACTATCATGAAGCGCTGTTCCTTACCATCGAGGGATTTGAGGCTTCTTGACCCTTTGTTTATTTACCCCTCCAGTATCTTGGGGCGTGAGAGAGCGATAGTGGTTAGCCTTGAGAAGATCAGGTGTATAATCACTGCTGAAGAGGTTATTCTCATGAATGCTAGGGATGCGTCTGTTGTTCACTATCAGTCTGAACTCTGTAAACGCCTCCAGTCTAACCATAACTTGAATCTCAAAG ATGATTTGCCGTTTGAATTTAAAGCCTTGGAGCTGGTTTTGGAATTATCTTGCTTGTCTTTAGATGCACAG GTGAATGAGCTAGAGATGGAGGTGTATCCTGTTCTTGATGAACTAGCCACAAACATTAGCACACTTAATCTAGAACATGTACGAAGATTAAAAGGTCGCCTCCTTGCCTTAACACAGAAAGTTCAGAAG GTTTGTGATGAAATAGAACATTtaatggatgatgatgatgacatggCTGAGATGTATTTGactgagaagaaagaaagatcaGAGGCTCATGCTTCAGTGGAGTTGGAAGACAACCTCGATGAGCACTTTGGATCTTCAGGAATAGTTTCCAAGTCTGCGCCGGTTTCACCTGTTGGTTCAATTAGTGGAAACCTTGGGAAGCTTCAAAGAGCCTTTAGTAGCGTCGTTGGCTCACACAGAAGCTTGTTAAGCTCATCTAGCAGCGGGGAGAACATCGACCAGTTAGAGATGTTGCTAGAGGCCTACTTCGTGGTTGTTGATAACACACTCAGCAAACTATCATCG CTAAAAGAGTATATTGATGATACAGAGGATCTGATCAACATTAAGCTG GGGAATGTACAGAATCAGTTGATTCAGTTTCAACTGCTTCTCACCGCAGCAACCTTTGTGGCGGCCATTTTCGCAGCTGTAACCGCGGTTTTCGGGATGAACCTTCAAGACTCTGTTTTCAAGGATCCGACCATGTTCCAATGGGTTTTGCTTGTAACAGGTATTGCATGTGGACTTTtgtattttggttttgtgttaTACTTCAAGCACAAGAAAGTATTCCCTCTCTAA
- the LOC108850364 gene encoding putative F-box/kelch-repeat protein At4g39756 — protein MDMVDGKVYVRSCAKNEYCYYDPKEGRWGVVGPGANAPSAHPQSRHCLIENVWYYCGEEYCSWFDTKLQKGRVVKSLEVLNRNCCAGALAVVNYYGKLLILWDKPGQGENKNIWCAVIALERCNGDEDFMETLSGLVPFPVHTFSCAVNRYGVEHALVLAIDNAFLA, from the exons ATGGATATGGTCGATGGAAAAGTTTACGTTAGGAGCTGTGCCAAGAATGAGTATTGTTATTATGATCCAAAAGAAGGTAGATGGGGAGTT gTAGGACCCGGTGCAAATGCACCGTCCGCACACCCTCAGAGCCGGCACTGTCTAATAGAGAACGTTTGGTACTATTGTGGTGAAGAATATTGCTCGTGGTTTGACACAAAGCTTCAAAAAGGGAGAGTGGTTAAAAGTTTGGAGGTATTGAATAGGAATTGTTGTGCTGGTGCTCTTGCAGTAGTTAACTACTATGGGAAACTCTTAATCTTGTGGGACAAGCCTGGTCAGGGTGAAAACAAGAACATTTGGTGCGCGGTGATTGCGCTTGAAAGATGCAATGGTGATGAAGATTTTATGGAAACGTTGAGTGGGCTAGTGCCGTTCCCAGTTCATACGTTTTCTTGCGCTGTCAACAGGTATGGGGTTGAACATGCTTTGGTTCTGGCCATTGACAATGCCTTTTTGGCTTAA
- the LOC108848839 gene encoding uncharacterized protein LOC108848839 isoform X2 → MAKPSRVRPSPSISGSASPSSSGSRSPPPRGKRRATRIHESLVLRLDSPNSVSSAPKRESPKSDNTSGHVLKAGPKRPERKERSYLQFIKIETKKTPISTPNSSSLTRSYFDAPLDSKCFYVGALDELFVRVGTRNKLIYNADWSGADDANHYFSWPADKRWLSRWSPRGSFFVTCYY, encoded by the exons ATGGCGAAACCAAGCCGTGTCCGTCCTTCTCCGTCCATCTCTGGATCCGCATCTCCTTCCAGTTCAGGGAGTCGCAGCCCTCCTCCTCGGGGAAAAAG GAGAGCTACACGTATTCATGAATCACTTGTTCTCCGCCTTGATTCTCCTAACTCTGTGTCTAGTGCACCAAAAAGAGAGTCTCCAAAATCTGATAATACCAGTGGTCACGTTCTGAAAGCTGGGCCCAAGCGCCCAGAGAGA AAGGAGCGCTCTTACTTGCAGTTTATCAAGATCGAAACCAAA AAAACTCCCATTTCTACtccaaactcttcttctctgACCAGGTCGTATTTTGACGCTCCCTTGGACTCCAAG TGCTTTTACGTAGGAGCCTTGGATGAATTATTTGTCCGTGTTGGCACACGTAACAAGCTTATATATAATGCTGATTGGTCTGGTGCTGATGATGCCAACCATTATTTCAGTTGGCCTGCTGATAAGAGGTGGCTTTCACGGTGGTCTCCACGAGGTTCTTTCTTTGTCACATGTTACTACTAA
- the LOC108848839 gene encoding eukaryotic translation initiation factor 3 subunit B-like isoform X3, which translates to MVIMWGSRYHNDHTPLRRFNHYQVEQFDLSPGEKYLVTYSTPNPSDSNGLWLKIFDVRTGTGIVGLNNAGVADSPQWPVIRWAGGEDDEYFATFNKNNTASVYETKNLNLLLDVDDVIDISWSPTEPVLAILLKAGGKQPVKALLLRIPGMQRRTQ; encoded by the exons ATGGTCATTATGTGGGGCTCAAGATATCATAACGACCATACCCCCCTCAGGCGTTTTAATCATTATCAG GTTGAGCAGTTTGATTTATCTCCTGGGGAGAAGTATTTGGTAACCTATAGCACACCAAACCCGAGTGACTCAAAT GGACTCTGGCTAAAGATTTTCGATGTGAGAACTGGGACAGGAATCGTTGGACTAAATAATGCTGGTGTTGCTGACTCTCCCCAATGGCCTGTGATTAG ATGGGCTGGGGGTGAAGATGATGAATACTTTGCCACGTTTAACAAAAACAACACTGCATCTGTCTACGAGACCAAGAATCTCAACCTGCTACTGGACGTTGATGATGTTATAGATATATCTTGGTCTCCTACCGAACCTGTACTGGCAATACTGTTGAAAGCCGGTGGCAAGCAGCCTGTCAAGGCTCTTCTTCTGCGAATCCCCGGCATGCAGAGGCGGACCCAGTAA
- the LOC108848839 gene encoding eukaryotic translation initiation factor 3 subunit B-like isoform X1, whose amino-acid sequence MVKLAEKDLTAVVGSDCKMHWQSNGEYLAVNTYGGFEFFRIKEEEGTPTDFLKVDKEILAFAWEPSGHRFAVIYDEPNLLSAVSFYSMKKPGKVTELTSLSNKQADALFWSPKGNLIVLAGLKAGKLEFYDVDRLVAISSVETVNANKVVWNPSGSYIATVSTMPEEDYNRHCDCEQNDPLNGFNIWSSQGKLLCKHQFDSPLLQPAV is encoded by the coding sequence ATGGTGAAGCTGGCAGAGAAGGATCTTACCGCCGTTGTTGGCAGCGACTGCAAGATGCACTGGCAGAGCAATGGTGAGTATCTCGCTGTCAATACTTACGGGGGATTTGAGTTTTTCCGCATCAAAGAGGAGGAAGGCACACCCACAGATTTTCTCAAGGTGGACAAGGAGATCCTGGCTTTTGCATGGGAGCCTAGCGGTCACAGATTTGCTGTGATTTACGACGAACCAAATCTATTATCAGCTGTCAGTTTCTACTCGATGAAGAAACCTGGAAAGGTCACAGAGCTTACTAGTTTAAGCAACAAGCAAGCAGATGCCCTCTTTTGGTCGCCCAAAGGCAATCTCATTGTTCTTGCTGGATTGAAAGCGGGCAAGCTTGAGTTTTATGACGTGGATCGGCTTGTTGCAATTTCCTCAGTTGAAACCGTGAATGCGAACAAGGTTGTTTGGAATCCAAGTGGAAGTTATATAGCAACGGTGTCTACAATGCCAGAAGAGGATTATAATAGACATTGTGACTGTGAACAAAATGATCCTCTTAATGGGTTCAATATCTGGTCCTCCCAAGGAAAACTTCTTTGTAAACATCAGTTTGATTCTCCTCTACTGCAGCCTGCAGTATGA
- the LOC108850367 gene encoding putative F-box protein At2g04810, producing the protein MDTHKELMRKMNKRGNASRTRDWSKLCPDVLRKILETLNPLASNRAKTVCSDWYSVWKTCLRPPCNSLHIIHQGDSSRLFDPEEDKICTRKLVGRSNRRYCMASFENWLLMVDSRLEFHIFNLLTCKRINLPSMSSHLDGWGIIFDNDDDLECSDLCGYLVEPCGKKIYVSKDVLEWQSSAVLWINEKTGDYFVAWTFRHAYLFSYKKGDEMWLNLSNSRKGSRFLDMAYRNSKLYLLTTDHRINVFYLSRDCNDNNENPNLNQRFQFDEQQWNNSLKKKIAIQESGEVLIILSLKGKIMFYVFKMNFESSNWERVESIGDHEMLIFGHGVTVKAPVEDVGYGVKSGSICFVDDDVWPDHDHRGSNCGVFNIATSEIEWHRKPCFYINESQWFVPWFA; encoded by the coding sequence ATGGATACGCATAAGGAACTAATGAGAAAGATGAATAAGAGAGGGAACGCGTCTAGAACTCGTGATTGGTCCAAGCTCTGTCCCGATGTTTTACGAAAGATCCTCGAAACCTTGAACCCTCTTGCATCCAACCGAGCAAAAACCGTTTGCTCAGATTGGTATTCCGTTTGGAAAACATGCCTTAGACCTCCTTGTAATTCATTACATATCATACACCAAGGCGATTCTTCGAGGTTGTTCGATCCCGAAGAAGACAAGATTTGCACTAGAAAACTTGTCGGACGCTCCAACAGAAGATATTGCATGGCCAGCTTCGAAAACTGGCTCCTCATGGTTGATTCTCGTCTGGAATTCCATATTTTTAACCTTTTGACGTGTAAAAGAATTAATCTTCCATCAATGAGTTCGCATCTTGATGGTTGGGGAATTATTTTCGATAACGATGATGATTTGGAATGCTCCGACTTATGTGGATACTTGGTGGAACCTTGTGGTAAGAAGATTTACGTGTCGAAAGACGTTCTTGAATGGCAAAGTTCAGCTGTTCTTTGGATAAACGAGAAAACGGGTGATTATTTCGTTGCATGGACTTTCAGACATGCTTACTTGTTCTCGTACAAGAAAGGAGATGAAATGTGGTTAAATCTGAGCAACAGTAGAAAAGGCTCGCGTTTTCTGGACATGGCTTATAGAAACAGTAAGCTTTATCTTTTAACAACTGATCATCGCATCAATGTTTTCTATCTCTCCAGAGACTGTAACGACAATAACGAGAACCCGAATCTGAATCAACGGTTTCAATTCGATGAGCAACAATGGAATAAcagcttgaagaagaagatagcgATTCAAGAATCAGGAGAGGTTCTGATCATCTTGAGCTTGAAAGGAAAGATAATGTTTTACGTCTTTAAGATGAATTTTGAGAGTAGCAACTGGGAAAGAGTAGAATCTATTGGAGATCATGAGATGTTGATTTTTGGTCATGGGGTTACAGTAAAAGCACCTGTTGAAGATGTTGGTTATGGAGTCAAGAGTGGGTCAATCTGTTTCGTTGATGATGACGTTTGGCCAGATCATGATCATCGTGGTTCGAACTGCGGTGTCTTCAATATCGCCACGAGCGAAATCGAATGGCATAGGAAGccatgtttttatataaatgaatctCAATGGTTTGTACCATGGTTTGCTTAG